The following are from one region of the Silene latifolia isolate original U9 population chromosome 9, ASM4854445v1, whole genome shotgun sequence genome:
- the LOC141602040 gene encoding RING-H2 finger protein ATL66-like gives MAFYLSRRHLNHQPSLTTEDNSGVLHWHYAEMDDKNFQIHGRTLFYLFILFSIILLATLLLLYARWFFRFRHHHASATHISHYNATHAPPTRSKGLDMLVIKAMPIILHQGSAVEREDEMECCICLGVFDDGDKVKVLNECNHRFHSDCVDRWLIGQATCPLCRLSLKPPPPSSDLQLAQVV, from the coding sequence ATGGCGTTTTACCTCAGTCGCCGCCATCTAAACCACCAACCATCTCTCACAACCGAGGACAACTCCGGTGTACTTCATTGGCATTACGCCGAAATGGACGACAAAAACTTTCAAATTCACGGTCGTACATTATTCTACCTCTTCATACTCTTCTCAATTATCCTACTTGCCACCCTTCTTTTACTTTACGCACGTTGGTTTTTCCGATTTCGTCACCATCACGCTTCCGCTACCCACATATCACACTATAACGCGACCCACGCGCCACCCACGCGCTCCAAGGGGCTTGATATGTTGGTCATCAAGGCGATGCCGATTATTTTGCACCAAGGGAGTGCTGTTGAGAGGGAGGATGAGATGGAGTGTTGTATATGTCTTGGTGTTTTTGATGATGGTGATAAAGTTAAGGTGTTGAATGAATGTAACCATAGATTTCATTCCGATTGTGTTGACCGTTGGTTAATTGGTCAAGCTACTTGCCCTCTTTGTAGACTCTCCCTCAAACCTCCTCCTCCTTCCTCTGACTTACAACTTGCTCAAGTAGTGTGA